Genomic DNA from Paucilactobacillus hokkaidonensis JCM 18461:
TTTGAACGAATTAAAGGTCGTATTATTTTTGCCTCTTTTGCTTCTAACGTATATCGACTTCGTGAAGCTTCAGACGCTGCAATTCGTCAAGGACGTAAAATTGCCGTGTTTGGTCGTAGTATGGAAAATGCCATTGCTGCGGGACAAGAACTTGGTTACTTGAATATTCCTGATGACTATTTAATTGAACAAAATGAAATTAATTCTTATCCACCAGAAAAAGTACTGATTATGTGTACTGGTTCGCAGGGTGAACCAATGGCTGCCCTAAGCCGGATAGCTAATGGAACTCACCGACAAATTACGATTCAACCTGGGGATACAGTGGTATTTTCTAGTAACCCAATCCCTGGGAACACAGTGAGTGTTAACCAGCTTATTAATAAACTGGATGAAGCTGGCGCCGATGTAATTCATGGTTACGTTAATAATATTCATACCTCTGGTCATGGTGGTCAAATTGATGAAGAGCTTATGCTTCGTTTGATGAAGCCTAAGTATTTTGCTCCCGTCCATGGTGAGTATCGAATGCAGAAAATCCATACCCATTTGGCAGAAATGACTGGGGTTCCATTAGAGAATAGCTTTATTATGGCCAATGGGGATGTACTTGCGTTGACAAAGGATTCGGCTAGAATTGCTGATCATGTTGAAGCCGGCGATGTTTATATCGATGGCCGAGATGTTGGTGATAGTGTCGGAAACCCAGAAATTAGAGAACGTCGTTTGTTATCTGAAGAGGGTGTGGTTACTGCAATTGCAGTAGTCGACCTAGAGAATCATCAGATTGTTGCTGGACCAGATATTGTTTCGCGTGGATTTGTGTACATGCATGAATCACAAGAATTAATCAAGGCAGCTAATCATGAAGTTTTTTGGGCGATTTTGAATACATTTAAAAACCGCAAAAAGATTGATGAACGTGCATTGAACCGGACAATTGTGAGTCGTTTGCAAAAATTATTATTTGCACAAACGGGTCGTCGTCCAGTGATTATCCCGATGGTGACGATCATCAACGGTGATAAGTAAGCGAGTTTTGTCTAACAATAATATATTAGAATTAAAAAAAGGATTGTAGCCAATTAGCTGCAATCCTTATTTGTTACCCCAAATTAGTTTTAGATAAGTCCCCAGCACTTTCAGATAATTTAACCGAATTTTCGGTCTCAGGATAAATAATCATATGACGGTCAAATTGTCGATTAAGCCAACTCTTCAACCGACCAATATTTGAAAATTCTAATTGTTTAAACTCGATGGTCCGTAACTCGGCTTTTATCTTAGTTAATTCGCCTTTAAAAATACGACGATTTGACAGTGATAGTTGTTTAATTTGTCGATATAGTTGAGTTAGCGTTTGATGCTTATAGCGCCAAGCATGTGGCATTAGTTCTGGATAATTTTGTTGCACACATTCGCTGATTGATTCTAATACCGAGACAATTTGTAGATGTTCAGCTTTGAAATCAACTTTTTTTGATACTATCTGTGGACGAACACTACCACCTAGGAAAATCGCACTTTTCGTGTTTCTGAAGATGCTATATAAAAAGAAGGTTTCTGCGTGCATTGAAAGCTTAGAATCAAACTTGATTGAATGTGCTAGTTTTTTATTGATTAGCATTCCTGCAACACTCATTGGTGTTTGACCTACCAGATAAGATGCGATTAAATCTTGAGGATCATTAAATTGTTGATTTTGTCCATTGTAGCCGACAATATCTGCCTGCTTAGTTGTAGCAGTTTGACTAACTTGTGCTAGCCATGAGGGGTGTAATCGCATTTTTGGTGTTAAAAACATGACGTACTTGCCATTGGAATGATCGATTGCTTGATTGTAGGAAACCCCAATAGACTGCCGAATTCGTTGACTAATAATTGTGGTTGGAATACCGCTTAACCGTTTAAAAGCAACTAACTGTTGGTACGTCTGATCAACTGAATTATTATCAACAAAAATAACTTCAAAATTTTGATAATTTTGTTGTTTTAAATCTGCCAGTAAATTTGGTAATACGGCTGCGTTATTTTTGACGGGTAAAACTACACTGATCAAGTTCATAAAATCGCCTCTTCCAATTTATATTAGTTAATAATTATCGTTTTTATTATTATAAAGCGAATATTTGTTTTTGTCTACTTCATTACTAATGATAATGATAATGATTTAATTATATGAATTTATTGTGAACTCTGTTTTAAGCGGCTGTCACAATGATTATTACTAATTTTATTTTTAAAAACCATTAAATGTAATCTTTTTATGAATTTGTTTAAGTAGAAGCAGAGTCTTATGAGACAAAAAAGTTGGAAAAAGACAATTAATCTCTGATCTCAATTAATAATTAAAACAGCAAAGGGACTGAAGCGAAAAGTAGTTTTGCTTCAGTCCCAAAAGATGTATTTAAATTTACATGTGCATTCCCATTTTATGGTAGGATTCCATTCCACCGAGCCATAAGTCATCCATGCTGACGCCACGTTCTTTTGCAAAGGCAGACATCAACGTGTGGTGATCCATTAATTCATATTTAGCATCTGGATTCTGTGGATCAATAACCTGTAATTGTGCCATCATGCCACCATCTTCATGTTCGATAATATGACAGTGGTACATAAAGATACCTGCAACATCGTACCAAACTTTAAGAATGACATGTTCACCGGGATTTACGCTGACAACGTCCTTTAATCCTCGTTCATTTGGATAAGGTGCATGACCATTGCGAGAAATAATTCTAAAGGCGGTTCCATGCATGTGATATGGGTGAATCATGCCACCATCCATGTCGTTAGTATTTGTGATATCCCATAATTGACACTTGCCTAGTGGCATTTTGTAATCAATCCGTTGCATATCAAACTTTTTGTCGTCCATCATGACTTCTTCATCCATTCCAGACATCACAACATGTTTGACCGGTAAATCGGCATCAACTTTCGGGTCAGGGATATCAACTAAATGTTCTGGTAATTTAGTATTATCAGTTGCAAATTCGTGAATTCGAAAGTGAACAATTGGCGTTTCATCAGAATATAAAACGACCTCATCACCAGCTTGATAGTTACTAAAATCAACGATAATTTCGTGTCGTTCAGCACAGGTAGTCATTAAACGGGTGAACTTAACTGGTTCTGGCAAAATTCCATCATCAGAGGCGATTTGAGTAAACTCGAGATTGTCACTAAAATGCAACCGCCATTCGCGCCGATTAGATCCGTCTAAAATTCTTAATCGCAGTCGTTGAGTAGTGACATCAAAGTATGGGTTGACCGTACCATTAATCATTGGTGTAGGTCCCTGCACACCGTCCGGATCATAATCTTCACGATAATCCCACTGATTATCTGCATGAAATCGGCGATCTTGCAAAATTATTGGGATATCGTCAACACCATAGTTACGAGGAAATGGTAATTGAGATTCAATGTCATCTTGAATAACGACAGCAGTTGCCAAGCCGTGCCAGACCTGTGAAGCAGTTGATGGGCATGGATGAGCATGCAACCAGCAAGTGGCGGCTGGTTGATTAATTTTAAAGGTTACGTCACGGCTACTGTCGGGATAAACGGGTGCATGGCAGCCGCCATCTTCAATTGGACCAGGAATGTTTAGTCCATGCCAGTGAAAGGTGGTAAGTTCTGGTAGTTTATTTTCTAAGTGTAAATGAATAGTTTTACCATTTTTAAAGATAATGGTTTTGCCTAACAGACTGGCATTATAACCCCATGTTTTAGTCTTGGTTCCCGGTAGTAGCTGCGTTTCACCAGGTTGAGCAGTGACAGTATAATACATATCTGTTTGAGTTTCTTTATCGGGTACCAGCGCGGCTGGAATGTTAAGCGGCATTGCCGGTGTGTTAGGTTCTTCTAGTGGAATGTAACCACCATCATGTGTATTAAATGCGGGTTCATCATAGAAGTAATTGTTATAAACTTTTTCTGCCATTATAAGTCCTCCTTGTATTGATTAATCACTTTCAGCATACACTATTAAACAATATAAATATAGTTTAATTTAGACATATGCAAAAAGCTTGTGGCAAAAAGAAAACAATAAGTTTTGGTTTACCTAACTTTATTGTTTACTTTTTGCAATTGAGGAGTATCATGAGTTTGTAATAATCAATATACAGAAGGGATGAGCGATTGTGAACGAAATTCCAAACAAGAAGCATAAGTTGATTGAGTATGCCAATGGACCATCGTTGGAAGAAATCAATGGGACCGTTAAAGTACCAAAAGGAAAAGGATTTACACGAACGTTATTAGCTTATTCAGGGCCCGGGGCGCTTGTGGCAGTGGGTTATATGGATCCTGGTAACTGGTCAACTTCAATTACAGGTGGTCAAAATTTTCAATATTTATTAATGTCGGTGATCCTCTTATCAAGCTTGATTGCGATGTTATTACAATACATGGCAGCTAAACTTGGTATAGTTGGACAAATTGATTTGGCACAAGCTATCAGAGCAAGAACTAGTAAAACTCTTGGTATTGTCCTTTGGATCCTGACAGAATTGGCTATCATGGCGACCGATATCGCTGAGGTTATTGGAGCTGCAATCGCCTTGTATTTATTATTTAACATTCCATTAGTGGTGGCAGTATTTATCACAGTTTTTGATGTTTTACTATTGCTATTATTAACCAAAATTGGATTTAGGAAGATTGAGGCAATTGTGGTTTGTTTGATTTTGGTTATTTTACTAGTTTTTGTTTATGAAGTTGTTTTATCTGCACCAGTTTGGAGTAGCGTGTTAAGTGGCTTAGTTCCAAGCAGCAAGGCCTTTTCTAGTTCCCC
This window encodes:
- a CDS encoding glycosyltransferase family 2 protein, which translates into the protein MNLISVVLPVKNNAAVLPNLLADLKQQNYQNFEVIFVDNNSVDQTYQQLVAFKRLSGIPTTIISQRIRQSIGVSYNQAIDHSNGKYVMFLTPKMRLHPSWLAQVSQTATTKQADIVGYNGQNQQFNDPQDLIASYLVGQTPMSVAGMLINKKLAHSIKFDSKLSMHAETFFLYSIFRNTKSAIFLGGSVRPQIVSKKVDFKAEHLQIVSVLESISECVQQNYPELMPHAWRYKHQTLTQLYRQIKQLSLSNRRIFKGELTKIKAELRTIEFKQLEFSNIGRLKSWLNRQFDRHMIIYPETENSVKLSESAGDLSKTNLG
- a CDS encoding multicopper oxidase family protein, with amino-acid sequence MAEKVYNNYFYDEPAFNTHDGGYIPLEEPNTPAMPLNIPAALVPDKETQTDMYYTVTAQPGETQLLPGTKTKTWGYNASLLGKTIIFKNGKTIHLHLENKLPELTTFHWHGLNIPGPIEDGGCHAPVYPDSSRDVTFKINQPAATCWLHAHPCPSTASQVWHGLATAVVIQDDIESQLPFPRNYGVDDIPIILQDRRFHADNQWDYREDYDPDGVQGPTPMINGTVNPYFDVTTQRLRLRILDGSNRREWRLHFSDNLEFTQIASDDGILPEPVKFTRLMTTCAERHEIIVDFSNYQAGDEVVLYSDETPIVHFRIHEFATDNTKLPEHLVDIPDPKVDADLPVKHVVMSGMDEEVMMDDKKFDMQRIDYKMPLGKCQLWDITNTNDMDGGMIHPYHMHGTAFRIISRNGHAPYPNERGLKDVVSVNPGEHVILKVWYDVAGIFMYHCHIIEHEDGGMMAQLQVIDPQNPDAKYELMDHHTLMSAFAKERGVSMDDLWLGGMESYHKMGMHM